From the Kiloniellales bacterium genome, the window CTAAGAGCACTTTCATGCCACAAGCTCCTCATCCGTAAGGGCTTTAAAGACTGCTCTCATTTTGACGATCGTTTCTTGCCATTCATTCTCTGGAACGGAATCGGCCACGATGCCTGCACAGGCCCGCAAGCTGTAGATTTGGTCCCGATAACTGGCCATTCGGATGCACAATGCCATGTTCGCGAAGTCCCCCGGACCTATCAGGCCGACAGCACCGGCATAGGCTTCCCGCCGAGATACTTCCAGATCTTCTATTATCTCCATCGCCCTGATTTTCGGGGCGCCGGTCATTGTACCGGCTGGAAAAGTCGCCTTCACTAGATCAATAACATCGCATCCGAATGCCATTTCGCCGGTCACGGTTGAGACCAAATGAAACAGATGCGAAAACTCCTCTACAGACATCAAACTCTCGACATTTAGCGTGTCGGTTTTGGAAACGCGAGCTATATCGTTACGACAAAGGTCGACCAGCATTGTATGTTCGGCACATTCCTTTGGGGACGACGTAAGAGCGTGCACTAGCTGTTGATGCTCTTGCTTTGTCTTTTTGCCTATCGTCCCAGCAATTGGGCGCATTGAAACGCCCTTGGCATCTAAGCGGACATAGTTTTCTGGGCTCGCACCAATCAGTTCGCATCCCGCGACTTTACAAAGAAACATATAGGGTGACGGGTTGAGTTCTCTTAACCGCCTATAAAGCGTTAGCGGTTCCATCGACGAGGCGACTTTCACCTCATGACCGATT encodes:
- a CDS encoding anthranilate synthase component I family protein, which encodes MIELDTSTSHIHVPNLDIFSAYILAIQKLSKDDVFLLESCAGPEVDCRESILGVGALATIEIYRDRILITAPRLLQNAIETCVNEQLGEQRVEGGRGKIYSGDEAWRVLRSINGMFSRSQNDEEFNFGFLACLSYDAACLIERLPYRIRGPEFPLVFLRLFQSFLVVAKSGSVRVSVTRSDIFPEPTIDIERELLPKFAIADRGDIAPNFNVKFSTTKDDYLSKVQVALNHIRLGDIYQVQIGHEVKVASSMEPLTLYRRLRELNPSPYMFLCKVAGCELIGASPENYVRLDAKGVSMRPIAGTIGKKTKQEHQQLVHALTSSPKECAEHTMLVDLCRNDIARVSKTDTLNVESLMSVEEFSHLFHLVSTVTGEMAFGCDVIDLVKATFPAGTMTGAPKIRAMEIIEDLEVSRREAYAGAVGLIGPGDFANMALCIRMASYRDQIYSLRACAGIVADSVPENEWQETIVKMRAVFKALTDEELVA